One Vicia villosa cultivar HV-30 ecotype Madison, WI unplaced genomic scaffold, Vvil1.0 ctg.000418F_1_1, whole genome shotgun sequence DNA segment encodes these proteins:
- the LOC131627995 gene encoding protein SPA1-RELATED 3-like isoform X2 — MEDNSESSRALNSSGVSDRNQRQNPFSGEGSEDSRFRKERDWIHGGLQLDLNKNLGGFCEDEVENDRFFSSVEWDDISLRQWLDKPDRSVDFFECLHVFRQIVEIVNAAHCQGVVVHNVRPSCFVMSSFNHISFIESASCSDTGSDSLGDGMNGEQGGEAKTPTSHCPRDMMHPQSLGGEDFLPAKNSMAARSDSSCMLSSAVYAARASLIEETEENKMKDRRKDEEVEVKKQSFPMKQILQMEMTWYTSPEEVSGTPSSCASDVYRLGILLFELFCPLSSREEKSRTMSSLRHRVLPPQLLLKWPKEASFCLWLLHPDPSSRPTLGELLQSEFLNEQRDDMEEREAAIEIRQKIEDQELLHEFLSLLKQRKQEVAEKLQHTIAFLCSDIEEVAKKQTRFKEISGVELGSDERSASTFPSMTVIDSEDSACLGTRKRVRLGVHVDESDDNTGNDQKSSGSFLSKSSRLMKNFKKLESAYFLTRCKPTYSSGRQAVRHSSIANDGRGSVVINERSSINSLAMKEKGRDGASGWINPFLEGLCKYLSFSKVKVKADLKQGDLLHSSNLVCSLSFDRDGEFFATAGVNKKIKIFECDTIINEDRDIHYPVVEMACRSKLSSLCWNTYIKSQIASSNFEGVVQLWDVTRSQVLSEMREHERRVWSIDFSSADPTMLASGSDDGCVKLWSINQAKFHFRTWWMSSFEN, encoded by the exons ATGGAGGATAATTCTGAGAGTTCTAGGGCTTTGAATAGTTCTGGAGTTTCAGATAGGAATCAAAGGCAGAACCCTTTTTCCGGCGAGGGATCGGAGGATTCTAGGTTTAGAAAGGAAAGAGATTGGATTCATGGTGGACTACAACTTGATCTAAACAAAAACCTAGGAGGGTTTTGTGAGGATGAAGTTGAGAATGACCGTTTCTTTTCTTCGGTAGAATGGGATGATATTAGCTTGAGGCAGTGGTTGGATAAACCCGATCGGTCGGTTGATTTCTTCGAATGTTTGCATGTGTTTAGACAGATAGTAGAAATTGTTAATGCGGCGCATTGTCAAGGTGTTGTTGTTCATAACGTGAGGCCTTCGTGCTTTGTCATGTCGTCTTTCAACCATATCTCGTTTATTGAATCGGCGTCTTGTTCGGATACTGGTTCGGATTCTTTAGGAGATGGAATGAATGGCGAGCAAGGCGGTGAGGCTAAAACTCCTACGTCTCACTGTCCTCGTGATATGATGCATCCGCAGAGTTTAGGAGGCGAAGATTTTTTGCCTGCCAAGAATTCGATGGCTGCTCGGTCTGATTCTAGTTGCATGCTGTCAAGTGCGGTGTATGCAGCTCGTGCGTCGTTAATAGAAGAAACAGAAGAGAATAAAATGAAAGATCGGAGGAAGGATGAAGAAGTGGAAGTAAAGAAGCAATCGTTTCCGATGAAACAAATACTGCAAATGGAGATGACTTGGTACACTAGTCCTGAAGAGGTTTCCGGTACTCCGAGTTCATGTGCTTCCGATGTTTACAGATTGGGGATTCTTCTATTCGAG CTATTCTGTCCGTTGAGCTCGAGAGAAGAGAAAAGTAGAACAATGTCTAGTCTTAGACATAGAGTTCTTCCTCCGCAGTTACTTCTAAAATGGCCTAAGGAAGCTTCGTTTTGCTTATGGTTACTACATCCTGATCCTAGCAGTCGTCCAACACTAGG TGAGTTGTTGCAGAGTGAGTTCCTTAATGAACAGCGTGACGATATGGAAGAACGTGAAGCAGCGATAGAGATTAGACAAAAGATAGAAGATCAGGAGTTGTTACACGAATTCCTTTCGTTACTtaaacaaagaaaacaggaagtTGCTGAAAAATTGCAACACACTATTGCTTTTCTTTGTTCGGATATCGAAGAAGTGGCCAAGAAGCAAACTAGGTTTAAAGAGATTTCCGGTGTTGAACTAGGGAGCGATGAACGTTCAGCATCAACTTTTCCGTCCATGACCGTTATCGATAGCGAAGATTCTGCGTGTTTAGGAACTAGAAAACGAGTCAGACTAGGGGTGCATGTTGATGAAAGCGACGATAACACAGGGAATGATCAGAAAAGTTCGGGaagttttctttcaaaaagttcACGACTAATGAAAAACTTCAAGAAACTCGAGTCGGCGTACTTTTTAACACGATGCAAACCAACGTATTCCTCGGGGAGACAGGCGGTTAGACATTCATCTATAGCAAATGATGGGAGAGGGTCTGTTGTCATAAATGAACGAAGTAGCATCAATAGCCTGGCCATGAAAGAGAAAGGAAGAGACGGCGCAAGTGGTTGGATAAACCCTTTCCTCGAGGGTTTGTGCAAGTACTTATCTTTCAGTAAGGTCAAGGTAAAAGCCGACCTGAAGCAAGGAGATCTTTTGCATTCGTCCAACCTAGTATGCTCACTCAGTTTTGATCGCGACGGAGAATTTTTCGCAACCGCCGGtgtgaataaaaaaatcaaaatatttgaatGTGATACAATCATAAACGAAGATCGCGATATCCACTATCCGGTAGTAGAGATGGCTTGCAGGTCAAAGTTGAGCAGTTTATGTTGGAATACATACATCAAAAGTCAAATTGCTTCTAGTAACTTTGAAGGTGTTGTACAG TTATGGGACGTTACGAGAAGTCAAGTACTATCTGAAATGAGGGAGCACGAGCGGCGAGTGTGGTCGATTGATTTCTCATCAGCAGATCCAACGATGTTGGCAAGTGGAAGCGACGATGGTTGCGTTAAGCTATGGAGTATCAATCAGGCAAAATTCCATTTTCGCACTTGGTGGATGTCAAGCTTTGAAAACTAA
- the LOC131627995 gene encoding protein SPA1-RELATED 4-like isoform X1, giving the protein MEDNSESSRALNSSGVSDRNQRQNPFSGEGSEDSRFRKERDWIHGGLQLDLNKNLGGFCEDEVENDRFFSSVEWDDISLRQWLDKPDRSVDFFECLHVFRQIVEIVNAAHCQGVVVHNVRPSCFVMSSFNHISFIESASCSDTGSDSLGDGMNGEQGGEAKTPTSHCPRDMMHPQSLGGEDFLPAKNSMAARSDSSCMLSSAVYAARASLIEETEENKMKDRRKDEEVEVKKQSFPMKQILQMEMTWYTSPEEVSGTPSSCASDVYRLGILLFELFCPLSSREEKSRTMSSLRHRVLPPQLLLKWPKEASFCLWLLHPDPSSRPTLGELLQSEFLNEQRDDMEEREAAIEIRQKIEDQELLHEFLSLLKQRKQEVAEKLQHTIAFLCSDIEEVAKKQTRFKEISGVELGSDERSASTFPSMTVIDSEDSACLGTRKRVRLGVHVDESDDNTGNDQKSSGSFLSKSSRLMKNFKKLESAYFLTRCKPTYSSGRQAVRHSSIANDGRGSVVINERSSINSLAMKEKGRDGASGWINPFLEGLCKYLSFSKVKVKADLKQGDLLHSSNLVCSLSFDRDGEFFATAGVNKKIKIFECDTIINEDRDIHYPVVEMACRSKLSSLCWNTYIKSQIASSNFEGVVQLWDVTRSQVLSEMREHERRVWSIDFSSADPTMLASGSDDGCVKLWSINQGVSIGTIKTKANVCCVQFPLDSARYLAFGSADHRIYYYDLRNLRAPLCTLVGHNKTVSYIKFVDNVNLVSASTDNTLKLWDLSTCTSRVIDSPIQSFTGHTNVKNFVGLSVSDGYIATGSETNEVFIYHKAFPMPALQFKFQNTDPISGHEVDDAAQFVSSVCWRGQSPTLIAANSTGNVKILEMV; this is encoded by the exons ATGGAGGATAATTCTGAGAGTTCTAGGGCTTTGAATAGTTCTGGAGTTTCAGATAGGAATCAAAGGCAGAACCCTTTTTCCGGCGAGGGATCGGAGGATTCTAGGTTTAGAAAGGAAAGAGATTGGATTCATGGTGGACTACAACTTGATCTAAACAAAAACCTAGGAGGGTTTTGTGAGGATGAAGTTGAGAATGACCGTTTCTTTTCTTCGGTAGAATGGGATGATATTAGCTTGAGGCAGTGGTTGGATAAACCCGATCGGTCGGTTGATTTCTTCGAATGTTTGCATGTGTTTAGACAGATAGTAGAAATTGTTAATGCGGCGCATTGTCAAGGTGTTGTTGTTCATAACGTGAGGCCTTCGTGCTTTGTCATGTCGTCTTTCAACCATATCTCGTTTATTGAATCGGCGTCTTGTTCGGATACTGGTTCGGATTCTTTAGGAGATGGAATGAATGGCGAGCAAGGCGGTGAGGCTAAAACTCCTACGTCTCACTGTCCTCGTGATATGATGCATCCGCAGAGTTTAGGAGGCGAAGATTTTTTGCCTGCCAAGAATTCGATGGCTGCTCGGTCTGATTCTAGTTGCATGCTGTCAAGTGCGGTGTATGCAGCTCGTGCGTCGTTAATAGAAGAAACAGAAGAGAATAAAATGAAAGATCGGAGGAAGGATGAAGAAGTGGAAGTAAAGAAGCAATCGTTTCCGATGAAACAAATACTGCAAATGGAGATGACTTGGTACACTAGTCCTGAAGAGGTTTCCGGTACTCCGAGTTCATGTGCTTCCGATGTTTACAGATTGGGGATTCTTCTATTCGAG CTATTCTGTCCGTTGAGCTCGAGAGAAGAGAAAAGTAGAACAATGTCTAGTCTTAGACATAGAGTTCTTCCTCCGCAGTTACTTCTAAAATGGCCTAAGGAAGCTTCGTTTTGCTTATGGTTACTACATCCTGATCCTAGCAGTCGTCCAACACTAGG TGAGTTGTTGCAGAGTGAGTTCCTTAATGAACAGCGTGACGATATGGAAGAACGTGAAGCAGCGATAGAGATTAGACAAAAGATAGAAGATCAGGAGTTGTTACACGAATTCCTTTCGTTACTtaaacaaagaaaacaggaagtTGCTGAAAAATTGCAACACACTATTGCTTTTCTTTGTTCGGATATCGAAGAAGTGGCCAAGAAGCAAACTAGGTTTAAAGAGATTTCCGGTGTTGAACTAGGGAGCGATGAACGTTCAGCATCAACTTTTCCGTCCATGACCGTTATCGATAGCGAAGATTCTGCGTGTTTAGGAACTAGAAAACGAGTCAGACTAGGGGTGCATGTTGATGAAAGCGACGATAACACAGGGAATGATCAGAAAAGTTCGGGaagttttctttcaaaaagttcACGACTAATGAAAAACTTCAAGAAACTCGAGTCGGCGTACTTTTTAACACGATGCAAACCAACGTATTCCTCGGGGAGACAGGCGGTTAGACATTCATCTATAGCAAATGATGGGAGAGGGTCTGTTGTCATAAATGAACGAAGTAGCATCAATAGCCTGGCCATGAAAGAGAAAGGAAGAGACGGCGCAAGTGGTTGGATAAACCCTTTCCTCGAGGGTTTGTGCAAGTACTTATCTTTCAGTAAGGTCAAGGTAAAAGCCGACCTGAAGCAAGGAGATCTTTTGCATTCGTCCAACCTAGTATGCTCACTCAGTTTTGATCGCGACGGAGAATTTTTCGCAACCGCCGGtgtgaataaaaaaatcaaaatatttgaatGTGATACAATCATAAACGAAGATCGCGATATCCACTATCCGGTAGTAGAGATGGCTTGCAGGTCAAAGTTGAGCAGTTTATGTTGGAATACATACATCAAAAGTCAAATTGCTTCTAGTAACTTTGAAGGTGTTGTACAG TTATGGGACGTTACGAGAAGTCAAGTACTATCTGAAATGAGGGAGCACGAGCGGCGAGTGTGGTCGATTGATTTCTCATCAGCAGATCCAACGATGTTGGCAAGTGGAAGCGACGATGGTTGCGTTAAGCTATGGAGTATCAATCAG GGAGTTAGTATTGGCACCATCAAAACAAAGGCGAACGTATGCTGTGTTCAGTTTCCTCTCGATTCTGCTCGTTACCTTGCGTTTGGTTCCGCGGATCACCGGATATATTACTACGATCTACGCAACTTAAGAGCGCCACTTTGTACTCTAGTCGGACATAATAAGACTGTGAGCTACATCAAGTTTGTAGACAATGTCAACCTTGTCTCCGCATCCACAGACAACACTTTGAAGCTTTGGGATCTGTCTACGTGTACATCTCGAGTTATAGACTCGCCGATTCAATCGTTCACCGGTCACACAAATGTTAAG AACTTCGTGGGATTATCGGTATCGGACGGTTATATTGCTACTGGTTCAGAGACAAATGAG GTGTTTATATACCACAAGGCCTTCCCTATGCCggcattgcaattcaagtttcaGAACACGGATCCGATTTCCGGCCACGAAGTGGACGATGCGGCACAATTTGTCTCCTCGGTTTGTTGGCGTGGTCAGTCGCCAACGTTAATCGCGGCGAACTCGACAGGGAATGTTAAGATTCTGGAGATGGTTTGA